The stretch of DNA CGTGGATGGAGCACAACTCCGTACTCCGCCCCATCCACCATCTCCAGAAGACGGGGGTGGAGGCCGACTTCATCCGTCCCGACGGCGAAGGGTACGTGGACCCGGACGACGTGCGCAAGGCGATTCGTCCGAATACCCGTCTCGTGATCGTCAACCACGCCTCCAACGTGACGGGGGCGGTGCAGGACATCGAGGCCATCGGCCGGATCTGCGCCGAGAAGGAAGTCCCCTTTGCCGTGGACACGGCCCAGACGGCGGGCGTCCTCCCCATCGACATGGAGACCTGCCACATCTCCTTCCTCTCCTTCACCGGCCACAAGGGGCTTTTCGGCCCCACGGGCACGGGGGGGATCTGCGTGGCGGACGGAGCGCGCATCGAGGGAACCCTCTGGGGCGGCACGGGGGTCAAGAGCGCGTACCCGTACCACCTGGAGGAGTACCCTTACAGGCTGGAGGCCGGCACGCTCAATCTGGCGGGCATCGCGGGCCTCCGCGCCGGAGTGGAGTGGATCCTGGAACGCGGGCTCGAGTCCATCCACCGCCACGAAATGGGCTTGCTCGCCTCCTTCCAGGACGCCGTCCGCGACATCCCGGGCCTGCGCCTCTGCGGGACCTCGCGCCTCGACCGAAGGGTGGCCACATGCTCCGTGACGCTGGAGGGGTTCGACCCCTCCGACGTGGGAACCTTCCTGGACGTGGACCACGGAATCGTCACCCGAACCGGCCTCCAGTGCGCGCCCCTGGTTCACGAGCACATGGGAACCTCGCCGCGCGGCACCGTCCGATTCTCCTTCGGGCCTTTCAACACCTCCGAACACGTGGAGCGGGCCGCCTCCGGGCTCCGCTCCGTGGCGGCCCTGCGAAAACCCAAGGGCGCCTGAAGAGCCCCTCTCCACCGATCCCGGTCTTGCGTTTCGGTGTGAAACGGGTCTACATTTGATTCGTAGACAACCGAGGACTCGATGAACGGAGAGGTGAAGAACTCGCGGCGATTTCCCCGCATCCGGTCCGAAAGGTCCATCCGGGTATCGCGCCTGGACCCGGAAGGGCTGATGGGCCTGTCGAGCACCCGCGTGCTGGGTCTCGGGGGGTGCATGTTCTTCCACCCCGAGTCCCTGGGC from Acidobacteriota bacterium encodes:
- a CDS encoding aminotransferase class V-fold PLP-dependent enzyme, which codes for MDDLVYLDNAATTFPKPEAVHQKMGSFYRNYGVNPGRTGCDLALAAEEMVRGTREKLSDLFNPSLKSRGIRKDPDRLVFTLNATGALNLILKGTLSPGDHVVSTWMEHNSVLRPIHHLQKTGVEADFIRPDGEGYVDPDDVRKAIRPNTRLVIVNHASNVTGAVQDIEAIGRICAEKEVPFAVDTAQTAGVLPIDMETCHISFLSFTGHKGLFGPTGTGGICVADGARIEGTLWGGTGVKSAYPYHLEEYPYRLEAGTLNLAGIAGLRAGVEWILERGLESIHRHEMGLLASFQDAVRDIPGLRLCGTSRLDRRVATCSVTLEGFDPSDVGTFLDVDHGIVTRTGLQCAPLVHEHMGTSPRGTVRFSFGPFNTSEHVERAASGLRSVAALRKPKGA
- a CDS encoding PilZ domain-containing protein, translated to MNGEVKNSRRFPRIRSERSIRVSRLDPEGLMGLSSTRVLGLGGCMFFHPESLGAGTLVGLEIDAGQGGTVVTTARVVYEFFRGSDGYEVGVEFLDLGPRES